One Fusarium musae strain F31 chromosome 6, whole genome shotgun sequence DNA segment encodes these proteins:
- a CDS encoding hypothetical protein (EggNog:ENOG41) gives MSSSIPSTQKAVLIENPGNDARIVTRSDIPVGNPGENEILVKLGFTGLCGSEIRALSGWGPYNPIVGHEGVGTVIKLGKGVDVDILNKRVGVKWLYSACGTCTICKKGYANNCPKQLNTGKHVPGTLQEYMIADARYVTKIPDGLAGEVGAPLLCAGLTIAGAVSKLKGYAEKGDWVVISGSGGGLGHLGVQIASRLNGLRVIAVDTGESRRKLSLGSGAEHFIDFANENVEERVKEITGEGASAVLVVTGSQEAFVQAPSLVRNMGIIVTIGLPRNDFNIPLSATICSARSLTVTGVAVGTEEQMTELLQHALEGTIVPEVQVLKFEEVGNVIEGLKRQEITGRVVVRIP, from the exons TCTTGATCGAAAACCCCGGAAATGACGCACGTATAGTTACTCGATCTGATATTCCAGTCGGTAACCCTGGCGAAAATGAGATTCTCGTAAAGCTTGGATTTACTGGTCTATG TGGCTCGGAAATACGAGCATTATCAGGATGGGGTCCCTATAATCCCATAGTCGGCCATGAAGGCGTAGGAACAGTCATCAAACTCGGCAAAGGCGTTGATGTAGACATACTCAACAAACGAGTCGGCGTGAAATGGCTCTACAGCGCCTGCGGGACCTGCACCATTTGCAAAAAGGGCTATGCCAATAACTGTCCCAAACAGCTCAACACAGGAAAACACGTCCCCGGTACTTTGCAGGAGTATATGATTGCAGATGCGCGATACGTCACTAAGATTCCAGATGGTCTTGCTGGTGAAGTTGGTGCACCTTTGCTCTGTGCTGGGTTGACGATAGCTGGTGCTGTGTCGAAGTTGAAAGGATATGCTGAGAAGGGTGACTGGGTTGTTATttctggctctggtggtGGACTTGGACATTTGGGTGTTCAGATCGCTAGTAGGCTGAACGGTCTGCGGGTTATCGCAGTTGATACTGGAGAGTCTAGACGGAAGTTGAGTTTGGGTAGTGGCGCTGAGCACTTCATCGATTTTGCGAATGAGAACGTGGAAGAAAGAGTTAAGGAGATAACGGGAGAGGGGGCATCGGCTGTCCTGGTAGTGAcaggctctcaagaagcttttgtGCAAGCGCCGAGTTTGGTACGAAACATGGGCATCATCGTCACGATTGGTTTGCCGAGGAATGACTTTAACATCCCTCTCTCTGCAACAATATGTTCTGCAAGAT CCCTGACTGTCACCGGTGTCGCGGTTGGCACGGAAGAACAGATGACAGAACTCTTGCAGCATGCCCTCGAAGGAACGATAGTGCCAGAAGTTCAAGTTCTTAAGTTTGAGGAAGTAGGAAATGTTATTGAGGGCTTGAAACGGCAGGAGATTACTGGTAGAGTAGTTGTGAGAATACCATAA
- a CDS encoding hypothetical protein (EggNog:ENOG41), with protein sequence MHSVLALAALALSGAFDLVAASHCKPRPQSSASTDLIPSDTATSASASETPGSIIIKSVINGGGFSIAPPEGGVPGFTIDGDATIVVGPGYKGDGSKDSGCLSLQASGDKKRDLGSFAGVAQSLEQLSLTRPYTIRFFYLVVTAPSLNFCQLTASLGSQTFFQTWIISFGTSVQWGMALEQVTAAQRSAPLSISMNCLVGGSAQVYVDSLFMSNQVTPATIDDHPLDLGDGDVSGFTTTSSSAFQTTTSSKVGTTSVPPIIPTHSESSDASPNSGTAGTGSPNTHSTGNQTPVTGNPHTVPTGNNTPGPVDSQTSAGGNTQATPNPGTQTQTPGTQPPGTQAPGAQTTTSSTEKQTSTESAATSATTSSGNSSPRQSSTIKPDGPVSRVCANVGESSIAGRGCGMQPYNSAGAYSRFTSSNYQKEDCAALCLADENCKSFEWSYGNNCANECRLIASVLSDVPVGNTGAQFYSYDRSCIIPKPCPSFPEDSICINKMGDTPNKGCVRRKGTLKSCAQEFATLTVQPCGGGDQCRDMCAMYADCQSYFYTNLLSQRNCKLYAGTVDEITEEGGRDYFSDIGCWACGQNMGFATYGLLTNDNVVVPEMTCRAPVKAVTDTPTTFNTRTTQAAESTSSSPSSAVQQPPTTTTESASSTATMMTCPSGIAPPGFCQKLDNLPTQSVSLPGILDHWPQSDNDVEPPVQRTCNAFGVKKGSWWGRGIQENARQNTMEDCALLCREQGYCEAFGLDNSDPNRVSCALSTYKLGTEGIDIDVPYSFWWSDLDCYECHDCQAA encoded by the coding sequence ATGCACTCCGTCTTAGCCCTCGCGGCTTTAGCCCTTAGCGGCGCCTTTGATCTGGTTGCTGCAAGTCATTGCAAACCTCGCCCTCAGAGCTCCGCTTCAACCGATCTTATTCCCTCCGACACCGCGACTTCAGCCTCTGCTTCCGAAACCCCCGGATCCATTATCATCAAAAGCGTCATCAACGGCGGCGGCTTTTCCATCGCTCCCCCCGAAGGCGGCGTCCCGGGCTTCACCATCGACGGCGATGCGACCATCGTTGTCGGACCAGGCTACAAGGGCGATGGCAGCAAAGACTCAGGCTGTCTTTCACTACAGGCTAGTGGTGATAAGAAGCGTGATCTCGGAAGTTTTGCTGGTGTTGCGCAGTCGCTTGAACAATTGAGCTTGACTAGACCTTACACCATTCGCTTCTTCTACTTGGTCGTCACCGCACCGTCGCTAAATTTCTGCCAATTAACGGCTTCGCTTGGTAGCCAGACGTTCTTCCAGACTTGGATCATCAGCTTTGGAACGAGTGTGCAGTGGGGTATGGCTTTGGAGCAAGTCACTGCTGCTCAGCGCTCTGCACCGCTATCTATTTCTATGAATTGTCTGGTTGGAGGGTCTGCGCAGGTTTATGTTGATTCTCTTTTCATGTCTAACCAGGTTACGCCTGCGACTATTGATGACCatcctcttgatcttggtgatgggGATGTTTCTGGCTTTACTACTACTTCATCTTCTGCTTTCCAGACGACTACGTCTAGCAAGGTTGGAACTACCTCTGTACCTCCCATCATTCCGACCCATAGTGAGAGCTCTGATGCGTCTCCCAACTCTGGTACCGCCGGTACTGGAAGTCCCAACACCCATTCCACAGGCAATCAGACACCAGTTACTGGCAACCCTCACACTGTTCCTACTGGCAACAATACGCCCGGTCCAGTCGACAGCCAGACCTCCGCTGGAGGCAACACCCAAGCTACTCCCAACCCTGgtactcagactcagactcctGGCACTCAACCCCCCGGCACTCAAGCTCCCGGTGCCCAGACTACTACATCAAGCACCGAGAAGCAGACCAGCACTGAATCTGCGGCTACAAGCGCTACTACATCAAGCGGCAACTCTTCCCCTCGCCAATCCTCCACAATTAAGCCAGATGGTCCCGTCAGCCGCGTCTGCGCCAACGTAGGCGAATCCTCCATCGCCGGTCGCGGATGCGGCATGCAGCCCTACAACAGCGCCGGAGCATACAGTCGCTTCACAAGCAGCAACTACCAAAAGGAAGACTGCGCCGCCCTCTGTCTCGCTGATGAAAACTGCAAGTCCTTCGAGTGGAGCTACGGCAACAACTGTGCCAACGAATGTCGTCTTATCGCTTCAGTCTTGAGCGACGTTCCTGTTGGTAACACAGGTGCTCAGTTCTACTCTTACGACCGAAGCTGCATCATCCCCAAGCCCTGCCCTAGCTTCCCAGAAGACAGTATTTGTATCAACAAGATGGGTGACACTCCTAACAAGGGCTGTGTTCGTCGCAAGGGCACGCTCAAGTCTTGTGCTCAGGAATTCGCGACTCTTACTGTTCAGCCCTGCGGTGGTGGCGATCAGTGCAGAGACATGTGTGCCATGTACGCTGATTGTCAGTCCTACTTTTACACCAATCTTTTGTCTCAAAGGAACTGTAAGCTGTATGCTGGTActgttgatgagatcacCGAAGAGGGCGGTAGGGATTACTTCTCTGACATTGGCTGCTGGGCTTGTGGACAGAACATGGGTTTCGCCACTTACGGTCTTCTCACCAACGATAACGTTGTTGTTCCGGAGATGACGTGTCGAGCTCCTGTCAAGGCTGTCACTGATACACCCACCACCTTCAACACAAGAACTACTCAAGCTGCTGAgtctacttcttcttctccttcttcagcagTTCAGCAGCCcccaaccaccaccacagaaTCTGCCAGCTCTACAGCTACCATGATGACCTGCCCCAGCGGCATCGCACCTCCCGGCTTCTGCCAAAAGCTTGACAACCTCCCCACCCAATCCGTCTCCCTCCCCGGTATCTTAGATCACTGGCCCCAGAGCGACAATGACGTTGAGCCTCCTGTCCAACGAACTTGCAACGCCTTCGGTGTCAAGAAGGGCAGCTGGTGGGGTCGCGGTATCCAGGAAAACGCACGTCAGAACACCATGGAGGATTGTGCCCTTCTATGTCGCGAGCAGGGTTACTGCGAGGCCTTTGGTCTCGATAACAGCGACCCAAATCGCGTCAGTTGTGCTTTGTCGACTTACAAGCTTGGTACTGAGGGTATTGACATCGACGTTCCTTATTCTTTCTGGTGGAGTGACTTGGATTGTTATGAGTGCCATGACTGTCAGGCTGCTTGA
- a CDS encoding hypothetical protein (EggNog:ENOG41), translating to MASTFPRSIRSISALPKRANWAPATVRPLAQPMARRFLATTTQEQPRLRLGSTAPNFKALTTHGEIDFHKFIDKSWTILFSHPADFTPVCTTELGAFAKLKPEFDKRGVKMIGLSANDLTSHDKWVDDINEVSNTNLQFPIIADADRKVAFLYDMISQEDLDNIAEKGIAFTIRSVFVIDPTKKIRLTMMYPASTGRNSAEVLRVIDSLQTGDKKGVVTPIDWQVGDDVIVPPSVSTEDAKKKFGDVREVKPYLRFTKA from the exons ATGGCATCAACCTTTCCCCGGAGCATCCGAAGCATCAGCGCCCTGCCCAAGAGGGCCAATTGGGCTCCCGCTACAGTGAGGCCTCTAGCCCAGCCCATGGCGCGCAGATTCCTTGCAACGACGACTCAAGAACAGCCTCGACTACGATTGGGATCAACCG CTCCCAACTTCAAGGCCCTTACCACTCATGGAGAGATTGACTTTCATAAGTTCATCGATAAGAGCTGGaccattctcttctctcaccCCGCGGACTTTACTCCAGTCTGCACCACCGAACTAGGAGCTTTTGCGAAGTTGAAGCCAGAGTTCGATAAGAGAGGAGTCAAGATGATTGGGTTG AGTGCAAATGACCTCACCTCTCACGACAAGTGGGTAGACGACATCAACGAAGTCTCAAACACAAACCTCCAATTCCCCATCATCGCCGACGCAGACCGCAAAGTCGCCTTCCTCTACGACATGATCAGCCAAGAAGACCTCGACAACATCGCCGAGAAGGGCATCGCTTTCACCATCCGCTCAGTCTTTGTCATCGACCCCACCAAGAAGATTCGACTTACGATGATGTATCCTGCTTCAACTGGTCGTAACTCAGCTGAGGTTCTGCGTGTGATTGATTCCCTTCAGACTGGAGATAAAAAGGGTGTTGTTACACCGATTGATTGGCAGGTTGGTGACGATGTTATTGTTCCGCCTTCTGTTTCGACAGAGgatgcgaagaagaagtttggTGATGTTAGGGAGGTTAAGCCTTACTTGAGATTCACCAAGGCTTAG
- a CDS encoding hypothetical protein (EggNog:ENOG41), which produces MKFSIVYIFILAQEVIAMPWFRTKTETAGDEITLGIKVSQGSFHPSVLPKKKAKAAVGPRECWPACFQERSTVLMDGCDVTSVY; this is translated from the exons ATGAAGTTCTCTATCGTCTATATCTTCATCCTTGCCCAGGAAGTCATCGCCATGCCCTGGTTCCGCACCAAGACAGAGACTGCCGGCGATGAGATTAC TCTTGGCATCAAAGTCTCGCAGGGGTCCTTCCATCCCAGCGTCTTGCCTAAAAAGAaagccaaggctgctgttgGCCCGCGCGAATGCTGGCCTGCTTGTTTCCAGGAGAGGAGTACTGTCTTGATGGATGG ATGTGATGTCACTTCGGTCTACTAA
- a CDS encoding hypothetical protein (EggNog:ENOG41), translating into MKFSIASTLLLANGIAAMPWSSLNAKQSNGEEITLRIQVSQPSSNHVFAPSHKGVVNVHNYEVCLKVCFPEEPKCPEGWKSKKFGDGEYPCWTCCKGSDDDDL; encoded by the exons ATGAAGTTCTCCATCGCCTCCACTCTCCTCCTTGCTAACGGCATCGCTGCCATGCCTTGGTCTTCCCTCAACGCCAAGCAGTCCAACGGCGAGGAGATCAC GCTCCGCATCCAAGTTTCCCAGCCCTCTTCCAACCATGTTTTCGCCCCTAGCCATAAGGGCGTCGTCAATGTCCACAACTACGAGGTCTGCCTCAAGGTCTGCTTTCCCGAGGAGCCAAAATGTCCCGAAGGCTGG AAATCTAAGAAGTTT GGAGACGGAGAATACCCTTGCTGGACCTGCTGCAAGGGcagtgacgacgatgatCTCTAA
- a CDS encoding hypothetical protein (EggNog:ENOG41), with amino-acid sequence MGFSNFFESQKTTATVSSDPEASDSEPSVIHDGGLAYTRVKGGNGSKPSYQEAVGAPVESHSPLGYNVGWLTVIFLNVNMMIGTGIFSTPSSILNRAGSVGLALIIWFIGFIMAASGFSVYLELASYFPNRSGSEVVYLEQAYPRPKHFFPVTFAVQSVILSFSSSNAVVLSRYLWRMTGETPSEWQMRGVAIAAYTLAVIFVIAHNKYSLWLVNFIGALKILTLVFISIAGFVVLGGNVKRIPDPGHNFRDAFAGATPNGNDLASALVSIVFSYAGYWNAFNVVNEIQNPIPTLKRNGTISLTVVAVLYMLCNIAYFAVVPKEEFAEASEIAASVFFTKLFGDSKSAANVLNFLVLLSAFGNLLAVLVGSARMLREIGRQGVLPWTNFWVSTKPFGTPLGPYILKWVLTFIMIVAPPAGDAFTFVVSLGTYPDAMFRFAMVVGLYVIRRRRSKAGIGRSDFKAWHAPIIFYTLVQVFILVMPWYPPKGGPYAGDVSFWYATYCVVGIAIVLVCALYYVVWMFVLPKWKGYAIRTEITNVDDNGANTHRLVKVPHADLPQWDEEHDEAGNLRQRTTVVAPSSEGSIKA; translated from the exons ATGGGCTTCTCAAACTTTTTTGAAAGCCAGAAAACCACCGCCACCGTCTCATCAGACCCTGAGGCTAGCGACTCCGAACCCTCGGTCATTCACGATGGCGGTCTTGCGTATACACGCGTCAAAGGCGGCAATGGATCTAAACCTTCGTACCAAGAAGCTGTCGGTGCACCTGTCGAATCGCACTCGCCGCTTGGATACAACGTTGGTTGGCTTACGGTTATCTTTCTGAATGTTAACATGATGATTGGAACTGGTATCTTTTCTACGC CGTCGAGCATTCTTAACCGTGCTGGGTCTGTCGGTCTGGCGCTGATCATCTGGTTCAtcggcttcatcatggccgcaTCTGGTTTCAGCGTTTACCTCGAATTGGCGAGTTACTTTCCTAATCGTAGTGGTTCAGAGGTTGTGTATCTCGAACAGGCATATCCTCGGCCTAAGCACTTCTTCCCTGTTACTTTCGCTGTCCAGTCGGTCATTCTGTCCTTCAGCAGTAGCAACGCCGTCG TTCTTTCGAGGTACCTTTGGCGAATGACTGGCGAAACTCCCTCCGAATGGCAGATGCGAGGTGTCGCTATCGCAGCTTATACCCTTGCTGTCATCTTTGTCATCGCGCACAACAAGTACTCCCTCTGGCTGGTCAACTTCATCGGCGCCTTGAAGATCCTCACCCTCGTCTT CATCAGCATTGCAGGCTTCGTTGTCCTTGGCGGCAACGTCAAGCGCATCCCCGACCCCGGCCATAACTTCCGTGACGCTTTTGCCGGTGCGACCCCTAACGGAAACGATCTAGCCAGCGCCCTGGTTAGTATCGTCTTCTCATACGCCGGATACTGGAACGCATTCAACGTCGTCAACGAGATCCAGAACCCTATCCCAACGCTCAAGAGGAACGGTACTATCTCGCTTACTGTCGTCGCTGTGCTGTACATGCTTTGCAATATCGCCTACTTCGCTGTCGTTCCCAAGGAGGAGTTCGCTGAGGCTAGTGAGATTGCTGCATCAGTCTTCTTTACTAAACTCTTTGGGGACAGCAAGTCTGCTGCCAACGTCCTTAACTTCCTTGTGCTCTTGAGTGCCTTTGGTAATCTTCTCGCTGTGTTGGTTGGATCTGCTCGTATGCTTCGTGAGATTGGTCGACAGGGCGTTTTGCCTTGGACCAACTTCTGGGTCTCGACTAAGCCTTTCGGTACTCCGCTTGGTCCTTACATCCTCAAGTGGGTGTTGACCTTCATCATGATTGTCGCACCCCCGGCTGGTGATGCCTTCACTTTCG TTGTTAGTCTGGGCACATACCCCGATGCCATGTTCAGGTTTGCCATGGTTGTCGGTCTCTATGTGATCCGCCGCCGTCGCTCAAAGGCCGGTATTGGTCGCTCTGATTTCAAAGCCTGGCATGCTCCTATCATCTTCTACACTCTCGTCCAGGTGTTTATCCTAGTCATGCCTTGGTACCCTCCCAAGGGCGGCCCATATGCCGGTGATGTCAGCTTCTGGTATGCGACGTACTGTGTCGTCGGTATTGCCAT TGTCCTCGTTTGCGCCCTTTACTATGTGGTTTGGATGTTCGTGCTACCCAAATGGAAAGGATATGCTATCCGCACCGAGATTACCAATGTCGATGATAATGGAGCCAACACTCACCGACTGGTTAAAGTTCCCCATGCTGATCTTCCTCAGTGGGATGAAGAACATGACGAAGCTGGCAATCTTCGACAGAGAACAACTGTTGTGGCTCCCAGCTCAGAGGGATCCATCAAGGCTTAA
- a CDS encoding hypothetical protein (EggNog:ENOG41) — protein MLSHPGLQAVWISTSTDVHSSQSLAALDKELHVLCEKPLSTDMAEAQTVVDAAKKNPRLKVMAGFSRRFDASYRDAAAKIYKDKAIGEPFMVRSSTCDLLDETGFFVRYASRNGGIFVDCAIHDIDLSLWYLGNPIPKACWATGTLQHHPELKDLNDVDNAVGIVEFWGGKIAYFYCSRTQAHGHDVCTEITGKTGKISVNVVPKANNVVLADKLGIRHEVQPEYWQRFEDAFALEANEFTDTVLRDKPVPLPIEGGMQVMNIGRALQHALLSGELVKFDEKGNWE, from the exons ATGCTCAGCCATCCTGGCCTTCAAGCTGTTTGGATTTCTACCAGCACCGATGTGCACTCCAGTCAGTCGCTTGCTGCCCTTGACAAAGAACTGCACGTCCTTTGCGAGAAGCCTTTGAGCACTGATATGGCTGAG GCTCAAACTGTCGTTGATGCAGCAAAGAAGAACCCCCGTCTTAAGGTCATGGCTGGTTTCTCTCGTCGCTTCGATGCTTCATACCGTGACGCAGCTGCCAAGATCTATAAGGACAAAGCCATCGGGGAACCATTCATGGTTCGCTCAAGCACATGCGATCTTCTCGACGAAACCGGGTTCTTCGTTCGCTATGCCTCTCGCAACGGCGGCATTTTCGTCGACTGCGCCATTCACGACATTGACTTGTCACTCTGGTATCTCGGCAACCCAATCCCTAAAGCGTGCTGGGCAACCGGCACTCTCCAACACCACCCTGAACTCAAAGACCTCAATGACGTCGACAATGCAGTCGGCATCGTCGAATTCTGGGGCGGCAAGATCGCTTACTTCTACTGTTCTCGAACTCAAGCCCACGGTCATGATGTCTGCACTGAGATCACCGGAAAGACTGGTAAGATCTCAGTCAACGTTGTTCCCAAGGCGAATAATGTGGTTCTTGCGGATAAGCTTGGTATTCGTCATGAGGTTCAGCCTGAGTATTGGCAGCGATTCGAGGATGCTTTTGCACTGGAGGCTAATGAGTTTACGGATACGGTGTTGAGGGATAAGCCGGTTCCTTTGCCTATTGAGGGTGGGATGCAGGTTATGAATATTGGCCGGGCGCTTCAGCATGCGCTGTTGAGTGGGGAGTTGGTCAAgtttgatgagaagggcAATTGGGAGTAG
- a CDS encoding hypothetical protein (EggNog:ENOG41), which produces MPLIDANTPPTSTDTHYVVYFASGEPSWCPDCRDALPALKAVFGGASDPTAYIVRVGSREEWRATPKNKYRLPPYNINGVPTVVKYKDGKEVGRLGDKESQVESSLRKLVSQ; this is translated from the exons ATGCCTCTCATCGACGCCAACACCCCACCTACCTCCACCGACACTCACTACGTCGTCTACTTCGCCTCAGGCGAGCCCTCATGGTGTCCCGACTGCCGCGATGCGCTCCCCGCGCTGAAGGCTGTTTTTGGCGGGGCTTCTGATCCTACCGCTTACATCGTCCGCGTGGGTTCGCGTGAGGAGTGGAGAGCTACGCCTAAGAACAAGTATCGCCTTCCACCTTATAACATCAATGGTGTTCCTACTGTCGTGAAGTACAAAGAT GGCAAGGAGGTTGGACGATTGGGGGATAAGGAGAGTCAGGTTGAGTCTTCTCTTCGCAAGCTTGTGAGCCAGTAA